In Populus nigra chromosome 1, ddPopNigr1.1, whole genome shotgun sequence, one genomic interval encodes:
- the LOC133683578 gene encoding U-box domain-containing protein 43-like, with the protein MDFNNGIVDVGVAVLQELWNKVAFQAMEIVTETRDVVLEKDSLQEFSRSISELSTLLRALDAERVESAMGLESTKAALETLNSQLREAAKIIKGYKSGSCLRLLLHSHSIRLQMQNLSNEMATTISSFQLVTLDMSLNLKTMINQIINNLRSIEFRSTAATETLAFEIENSISQHSRNQENSMKLLEKIAEAVGARENASLVQNELALLKQEKEEMEDQKKQAEALQLAQLIQLLYSTDIVTRPQNEEISMYHQQYPINSFICPLCNEMMTDPVAIFCGHSFERKAIQDCFNRGERNCPTCGEELQSLELTPNVNLRSSIDEWKLRDLDLKFQAAVSGINNNDHSQQNKALENMQFLMEIPRYAVKVAEGRLVPKLVEFLKHKRLDTSATLKCLYYLAKHCDNHKEVMVEAGVVRRIVKQIYRGEKGPDAIAVLLELSKKETLREKIGETKDCIPLLVSLLHSDNPDVSQKARSTLQNLSSNTSFVIKMAEAGHFQPFVARFNQGPQESRALMAADLIKMQLKENNIKDFEDGKFIRSLIQMLSSNSPAYKSVCLKCVKKLMVYPHIVQQLLSDSVMIPPLLGLISYVGSGSHLKQEAGEILALLVGACQHPEFEMHQGLQELQSEHNVRLFMQLVFNSDPETKIQFLHLLLELSSKSHTAQNLIRSDQDAIVQLFAALDGDQREVKRWVLKLVSCISDNHPDGVPLPPSPWKETAINTLVAILTCSLDIEERSIAAAIIGQLPKDDIIIDEILKKSEALKAIREVICTEEEYEGIRASANVNSSLLENALAALLHFTEPTKPDLQRQVGKLEVYPSLVRILSSGSSLSKKRTAIALAHISQSTSSSKHEATLMAKEPKNSMALLHVMNLLPSMSWCCSTSTVNEGLCAVHGDACSPRDTFCLVKADAVKPLVRALSETEDGVAEAALTALETLLTDHNTQSHATAAIVDNQGVVGILQVLEKGSLSAKSKALDLFQKIIEHTQINESFFQKSERILIQLLHEDVLKKKVALVLRQMSIIPEQSSYF; encoded by the exons ATGGATTTCAATAATGGAATTGTGGATGTAGGGGTGGCAGTACTGCAGGAATTGTGGAACAAGGTGGCATTTCAAGCAATGGAGATCGTTACCGAAACAAGGGATGTGGTTCTTGAAAAGGACAGCTTGCAAGAATTCTCTAGAAGCATCTCAGAGCTAAGCACCCTCCTTCGGGCTTTGGATGCCGAAAGAGTTGAATCAGCAATGGGTTTAGAATCTACAAAAGCTGCATTAGAGACCTTGAATTCTCAGCTGAGAGAAGCTGCCAAGATTATCAAAGGCTACAAATCTGGGAGCTGTCTCCGCCTTTTACTTCACTCACACTCAATACGTTTGCAGATGCAAAACTTGTCGAATGAGATGGCCACGACTATCTCCTCATTCCAGCTGGTCACTCTTGATATGTCACTGAACCTGAAAACCATGATCAACCAGATCATCAACAATCTGAGGTCAATCGAATTCCGATCAACAGCTGCAACAGAAACATTAGCTTTTGAGATTGAAAATTCAATATCTCAGCATAGCCGAAACCAAGAGAATTCCATGAAACTTCTTGAGAAGATTGCAGAAGCTGTTGGTGCAAGAGAAAATGCATCCCTAGTGCAAAATGAGCTGGCTCTTCTGAAGCAGGAAAAGGAGGAGATGGAAGATCAAAAGAAGCAGGCGGAGGCACTTCAATTAGCTCAACTGATACAGTTGTTATACAGCACTGACATTGTTACAAGGCCGCAAAATGAGGAAATTTCTATGTACCACCAGCAATACCCAATCAACTCATTCATATGCCCACTGTGCAATGAGATGATGACAGACCCTGTTGCAATTTTCTGCGGCCACAGCTTTGAAAGAAAGGCAATTCAGGACTGCTTCAACAGAGGAGAGAGGAATTGTCCCACCTGTGGAGAGGAGCTACAATCTTTGGAGCTTACTCCAAATGTTAATCTCCGAAGCTCTATAGATGAGTGGAAGCTAAGAGACTTGGACTTAAAATTTCAAGCTGCAGTCTCAGGAATCAATAACAATGACCATTCTCAACAAAATAAGGCCTTAGAGAACATGCAATTTCTGATGGAAATTCCCCGTTACGCAGTCAAAGTTGCAGAGGGTAGACTCGTTCCAAAATTAGTGGAATTCTTAAAGCACAAGAGACTGGACACTTCGGCAACTCTGAAATGTCTTTACTACCTGGCTAAGCACTGTGATAATCACAAG GAAGTCATGGTAGAAGCAGGTGTGGTTCGCCGCATTGTTAAGCAGATCTACAGAGGTGAAAAAGGACCAGATGCTATTGCAGTTTTGTTGGAGTTGTCCAAAAAGGAAACTCTTAGAGAAAAAATAGGGGAAACAAAAGATTGCATTCCTCTTTTGGTTTCTTTACTCCACAGTGACAATCCAGATGTGTCGCAGAAAGCCCGGAGCACGTTGCAGAATCTTTCTTCCAACACCTCTTTTGTAATCAAGATGGCTGAAGCTGGACATTTTCAACCGTTTGTTGCTCGTTTCAACCaag GACCACAAGAAAGCAGAGCATTGATGGCAGCCGATTTGATAAAGATGCAacttaaagaaaataacattaagGACTTcgaagatggaaaatttatacGAAGTCTGATACAGATGCTCTCTTCAAACTCTCCAGCATACAAATCAGTATGCCTCAAATGCGTTAAGAAGCTAATGGTATACCCTCATATTGTACAGCAGCTTCTATCAGATTCTGTGATGATACCGCCTCTTCTAGGCCTCATCTCATATGTAGGATCTGGTTCCCACTTGAAACAAGAAGCTGGTGAGATCCTTGCTCTATTGGTTGGAGCCTGTCAGCATCCTGAATTCGAGATGCATCAGGGCCTGCAGGAGCTGCAATCAGAGCACAATGTGAGACTCTTTATGCAGTTGGTTTTCAATTCTGATCCTGAAACTAAGATTCAGTTCTTGCACCTGCTACTTGAACTTAGCTCTAAATCTCATACAGCTCAAAACCTAATCCGATCAGATCAGGATGCAATTGTTCAACTATTCGCTGCACTGGATGGTGATCAGCGTGAGGTGAAAAGATGGGTACTGAAACTCGTAAGCTGTATTTCTGATAATCACCCTGATGGAGTTCCTCTTCCACCATCTCCTTGGAAAGAAACTGCCATCAACACTTTAGTAGCCATTCTCACTTGTTCACTGGATATTGAAGAAAGGTCCATTGCCGCTGCAATCATCGGTCAGCTTCCCAAGGATGATatcattattgatgaaatactGAAGAAATCAGAAGCATTAAAAGCCATTCGTGAGGTGATTTGCACAGAAGAGGAATATGAGGGAATCCGCGCATCTGCTAATGTAAACTCATCTCTTCTGGAGAATGCTCTAGCGGCACTTTTACATTTTACAGAGCCCACCAAACCGGACCTTCAAAGACAAGTGGGCAAGCTTGAGGTGTATCCATCACTAGTTCGAATCCTCTCCAGTGGCAGCTCACTTTCCAAGAAGCGGACAGCCATTGCACTAGCCCATATATCCCAATCAACCAGCTCCTCAAAGCATGAAGCAACCCTCATGGCAAAGGAACCCAAGAACTCCATGGCATTGCTACATGTGATGAACCTGTTACCCAGCATGTCCTGGTGCTGCTCAACCTCAACAGTGAATGAAGGTCTATGTGCTGTTCATGGTGATGCCTGTTCACCAAGAGACACCTTCTGCCTTGTCAAGGCAGATGCAGTGAAGCCACTTGTTAGAGCACTGAGCGAGACAGAGGATGGTGTGGCAGAGGCTGCTTTAACAGCACTTGAAACATTGCTAACTGACCACAACACACAATCCCATGCAACTGCTGCAATTGTAGACAACCAGGGAGTGGTGGGCATTCTACAAGTTCTGGAGAAGGGAAGCTTATCGGCCAAAAGCAAAGCCCTGGATCTCTTCCAGAAAATCATAGAGCACACACAGATCAATGAATCATTTTTTCAAAAGTCCGAGAGGATCCTCATCCAGCTTCTCCATGAAGATGTACTTAAAAAGAAAGTAGCTCTAGTGCTTAGGCAGATGAGCATCATTCCAGAGCAATCATCATATTTCTGA